Genomic DNA from uncultured Acetobacterium sp.:
ATGTTGAAGGCGTTATAAATCAGAAAAATCGAGCCGATCATGACAATGGCGACCAAAATGCCGCCAACTGCGTACAAAAACAGGTTGAAGACATTATCGTCGGAAAGACCCATGAAGCGCAGCACATTATCGTTTAAGACGTAAACCCCTGCTCCGGCGGTGCTGTTTATGTAAGCCTGGACACTGCGGGGGTTTGTCAGTGTGACAAAGAGGCTGAAACTGTCGGCTTGATCTTGGGCCGCGGCCTTTGTTATCAAGGTATATCCCGGGGCGGTTGATTCCTCAAAGCCGGGCCGTTGGTAGATGCCGACCACCGTGTAGGTTTGTTCGTCTTGGGGTACCAGTGTTTCGCCCCCGGCAGTGTACGGGTCGTGCTGACCGAGACTTTCATTGCCACTGATGCGGTTGCCGACAGCCAGTGAAAGCGTGTCACCCACCGCAAATTTAACACCGCCATTGGCGGCGACACTCCCTGAAACAAGAATCTCCCCGCTGTTTTGCGGCAGCCGGCCGGAAATCAGGTTGATGGACAAGGTATCAAAGGCTTCGGGACTGAATCCGGCGATAAATAGATACGGTTTGTCCGGGTTTTTACCGCCGTCAAGGGTGGCGTAGCCGATATTTTCAAATGCCGCGGTGTTAGCGACGCCCTCGTCGTGGTTTCGTTCCTGGACAAAAGTTGCCGGGACGTCCACAAACTCAATGTGCCAATCGCCGTATTTCTGGGCGGCGCCGTTGGTCAGATAGGTCAGCAGTGAAACGCCAAAAGTCGCAACGGCGGTGATCATGGCAGCAGACAGAACCACACCGATAATCGTGACAAGCGTTCGGGTACGGCTTTTGATCATGCTTTGCAGGGTGATTTTGGAAAAAATGTTCATGGCCGCACCCGTTCGTCGCGGACGACTTGGCCGTCTGAGATGCCGATAATGCGGTCGGCTTGCAGAGCGATATTTTCGTCATGGGTGACGAGGAGCAGGGTCTGTCGATATTTTTGATTGCTTGTTTTCAGCAGTTTGATAATTTCATGGCCATTTCGGCTGTCTAAACTGCCGGTGGGTTCATCGGCCAGCATCAGCGCCGGGGCATTCATCAATGCCCGTCCGATCGAAACCCGTTGTTGCTGACCGCCCGAAAGCTGATTGGGTAAATGCGTTTGGCGGTCTTTAAGCCCCAGCATTTCCAGCAGGTCATCCAGCCGTTCAGCGTTGACCTTGCGCTTGTCCATCAGGATTGGTAGGGTGATGTTTTCGACCACATTCAGCGTCGGTATGAGGTTGTGAAACTGGTAAATCAGTCCAACCTGGCGCCGCCTGAAAATGGCCAGTTTTTCATTGTTTTGGGCATAGACATCCTGGCCGTCTAAAAACACCTTTCCGCTTGTTGGCACGTCGACACCGCCGATGATATGCAGCAATGTGGATTTGCCCGAGCCGGAGGAACCGATGATTGCGGTAAACTCCCCCTTTTCGATTGTAAGCGAAACATGATCCAAGGCGGTAACCTGGTTTTCGTCCTTGCCGTAGACCTTGCATAAATTTTCGATTTTTAAAAACTCCATTATGTGAGTCTCCTTTCTGATGGTTTACCCATATAATAGCAGCTTCAACTTACATCGTTGTGACTTTCCGGTGAGAGATTCGTCACTTTGGGAAACGAAGGGCAAAGAGTGCGCCGCCCTTGGGGTGATTTTTGGCGGTAATCGTCCCGCCCTGCCGGGTGATAATCATCTTGCAGAGCGCCAGGCCAATCCCGTATCCGGTAGCGCTTTGGTTTTTACCACGATAAAAGCGGTCAAACAGACGGGGTAAATCGTCTTCTTTAAAGCCCACACCGCTGTCATGGATGGTAATCTCGGTAAACAGTGGGTTGTCCGTGCAGACAATCTCAATCGTCTCGCTTTTGCCAGTGCTCTCAATTTGATCAATGCTATCAATGCAATTTTTAAGGATATTTTGAAGTGCTTCTGAAAGCCAACTGGAATCACCCTGAATCATCAGCCTTTTCGGGACATCTATTTGTATATCAATAGTGTGCAGTTCCATTGGGATTAAAAACGGGCGCAGTGCGGCGCAAATCAAGCTGCTAACGTCGATTGGTTCGCTTTGGAACACCACAATGCCCGCATCCAGGCGGGATAATTTTAGGAGCGAAGTTAGCAGCCAATCCATCTGCACCAGCAATTCTTCGGTTTCCCGCACCAAGGCTTTCCGCTCGTTTTCAGCAGGGTTGTTGGCTAACAATGACAAAATGAGGTTCACAGATGTCAGTGGGGTGCGAAGTTGGTGGGCGATGTCGGCCAGCGAATCGGCAAGGTTTGTTTTTTCTTTTTTCAGGGCGTCGTTTTGTTCCCGAATGCGCAGCGTCATTTTGGTTATCTCGCTGTGCAAAATGGAAAGTTCGCCCTCGTCCGCTTCACCAATATACAGGTTGTCAGTATTATGAAGGATCTGATCGATTTGATTTGAAATCTGCGCAATGCTCTGGTAGCGGGCTTTGGTAAATGCAAAAAATGCCGCGCCAAAGGCGGCGGCAGAAGCAATAGTAAGAATTCCCGCCGCGGTATTGATCACAAATCCCAGCATCACAGCGACGGCAGCGATTAAGGCGAATACAATGACAAACTGCCGAAACTCTCTATTCCGAAGCATACTCGTCTCCCAATCGATACCCCGTCCCGCGCACGGTCAGAATGATTTGCGGGTTGGTGGGATCAGTCTCGATCTTCTCCCGCAGGCGTTTGATGTACACGGTCAAGGTATTGTCATTGACAAACTCCCCTGCCGCATCCCACAATTCATCTAGCAGCTGACCCCTCGTGATTATATTTTTAGGATTGCTGATAAATACTAGCAGCAAGCGATATTCAAGTGCTGACAGAAAAACCTCGTGGCCGTTTTTTTTCACCAGGCCGCTGGCTGTATCAACATGAAGCCCGCGAATTTCAAAAGCCGCTGGCGAACGCCCGCTTTTTCGCAGGGCGGTGCCAATGCGCGCAATCAATTCCCGGGGCCGAAACGGCTTGGTGATATAGTCGTCGGCACCCATGTTCAGCCCGGTAACAACACTGGCCTCATCGCCGGAAGCGGTCAGAAAGATAACCGGAATATCCCCGGTTGCTTTGATTTCCGTGCAAACCGTAAAGCCATTTCCGTCAGGCAAAGAAATATCAACCAGTGCCAAGTCAAATTTATTCCCGGCCAGGCCGGCCAGGGCGTCACTCCGGGTCGGAGCGTGGGTGACTTTAAACCCTTCCGCGTGGAGCAACAGGGTCAGATTTTTAGCAATGGTCGGATCGTCCTCAACCAAAAATATATGTTTCATTTATTATCACCATCCTTAACTTTAATGCTTCTATATTGTATTTCTTTTGACGGAAATATTCAAGTTGAGGTATAATACAAAAAAATACAGGAACGTGCCAGAGTCATGGAAAGAAAGCGCATGACAAACGAAACATCCCCGAGTCATATGTTTGTGGTGTATCGCAAACACCGGTCATTCATAAAAAATAGGAAGTTTGTTTCCGGTGGGAAGCATGGTGATAATGATGAGTAACAATTCTGACTACGTCGATTTACAGATGGAACTAGAGAACCTGATCATACAGGATTATGATAAATTATATGCTTGTGCATTCAGAATGGTTGAGAATCATCAGGATACGGAGGATGTTCTTCAGAATGCGTTTTTTAATGCCTATAAAAATTTAAGTAAATTTAGACGTGAAGCAAAACTATTCACCTGGCTATACCGGATTGTCATAAACGAGTGTTACAAGTATTTCAACTATATAAATAAGCTGCCACTGGTCAGAATAACCGAAAATTTAGGCGTTACCGAAAAAGAATTCTTTGACAGCATCGAATACAATTGTGATTTTGACGATGATTTGGTTATGGATGAACTGCGCGAAAAATGTCTGCAAGCTTTTTTAAAATGCCTGCCCAAAAAGCAACGGGTATGTTTTTTGCTAAAAACCTGTACCGATCTCAAAAACAAAGAAATAGCAGAGATCCTGGATATGTCAGTTGAAAATGTTAAGGTTACGCTGTTCAGAGGAAGAAAGCATCTTCAGGAGTTGTTTGAAATGCGATGCAGCTTGATTGATCCTCAGAAGCCATGTAAATGTCAGCTATGGGTAAAATATATGGA
This window encodes:
- a CDS encoding ABC transporter ATP-binding protein encodes the protein MEFLKIENLCKVYGKDENQVTALDHVSLTIEKGEFTAIIGSSGSGKSTLLHIIGGVDVPTSGKVFLDGQDVYAQNNEKLAIFRRRQVGLIYQFHNLIPTLNVVENITLPILMDKRKVNAERLDDLLEMLGLKDRQTHLPNQLSGGQQQRVSIGRALMNAPALMLADEPTGSLDSRNGHEIIKLLKTSNQKYRQTLLLVTHDENIALQADRIIGISDGQVVRDERVRP
- a CDS encoding response regulator transcription factor, with amino-acid sequence MKHIFLVEDDPTIAKNLTLLLHAEGFKVTHAPTRSDALAGLAGNKFDLALVDISLPDGNGFTVCTEIKATGDIPVIFLTASGDEASVVTGLNMGADDYITKPFRPRELIARIGTALRKSGRSPAAFEIRGLHVDTASGLVKKNGHEVFLSALEYRLLLVFISNPKNIITRGQLLDELWDAAGEFVNDNTLTVYIKRLREKIETDPTNPQIILTVRGTGYRLGDEYASE
- a CDS encoding RNA polymerase sigma factor yields the protein MMSNNSDYVDLQMELENLIIQDYDKLYACAFRMVENHQDTEDVLQNAFFNAYKNLSKFRREAKLFTWLYRIVINECYKYFNYINKLPLVRITENLGVTEKEFFDSIEYNCDFDDDLVMDELREKCLQAFLKCLPKKQRVCFLLKTCTDLKNKEIAEILDMSVENVKVTLFRGRKHLQELFEMRCSLIDPQKPCKCQLWVKYMDDHSLPLPTGYNQPKTDELRKAHFKNLTLLKKIDYLYTVEQKSDKKEISDKIKKITANIV
- a CDS encoding HAMP domain-containing sensor histidine kinase, producing MLRNREFRQFVIVFALIAAVAVMLGFVINTAAGILTIASAAAFGAAFFAFTKARYQSIAQISNQIDQILHNTDNLYIGEADEGELSILHSEITKMTLRIREQNDALKKEKTNLADSLADIAHQLRTPLTSVNLILSLLANNPAENERKALVRETEELLVQMDWLLTSLLKLSRLDAGIVVFQSEPIDVSSLICAALRPFLIPMELHTIDIQIDVPKRLMIQGDSSWLSEALQNILKNCIDSIDQIESTGKSETIEIVCTDNPLFTEITIHDSGVGFKEDDLPRLFDRFYRGKNQSATGYGIGLALCKMIITRQGGTITAKNHPKGGALFALRFPK